CGGGCGTCGGCCGGCTTGCGGACGTCCGCCTGGAGCTGCTGCTCCCTGCGGTGCGCCTCCAGTTCGGCGACCCGGGTCTCCTGGACGACGACCTCCTGCCGGGCCGCCGCGTCGGCGAGCGGGCCGGCCTGCCGGGCCTTCGCCGAGGCGTTGTCCCGCTCGGCCTGGTAGCCGGCCTGGAGGATCTCGCTGTCCCGGGTGGCCTCCGCCATCCGGGCGAACGACTGCTGCTCGGCCTCGGTGGCGAGACGGTTCGCCTCCGCCTGCGCGATGCGCGCGTCCCGCTGCACGGCCGCCGCGTGCGGCATGGCCAGGTTCCGGATGTAGCCCGTCGGGTCCTCGATCTCGTGGATCTGGAGCGAGTCGACGATCAGGCCGAGCTTCTCCATCTCCGTACCGCAGGCCGCCCGGGTCTGCCCGGTCAGCTTCTCCCGGTCGCGGATCATGTCCTCGACCGTCAGACCGCCCACGATGGAGCGGAGGTGACCGGCGAACACGTTGTGCACCCGCTCGGACATCAGCTTCTGCTGGTCGAGGAAGCGGCGGGCCGCGTTGGCGATCGACACGAAGTCGTCGCCCACCTTGAAGATGACCACGCCCCGCACCTTCAGCGGAATGCCCTGGTGCGTGACGCAGTCCACGTGCAACTCGGTCTCGTTCAGGTCCAGGGAGAGCTTGCGCACCGCCTGCACACCGGGCAGCACCAGGGTGCCGCGCCCGGTGACGATGCGGAATCCCATGCCCTCCTCGAGGCCCTCGGTGCGGTGCTTGGACCCGGAGATGATGAGCGCCTCGTTGGGTTCGGCGACCCGCCACATCATCTTGAACAGACCGATCAGAACGAGGACGGCGACACAGGCCGCCCCCGCAACGACGCCGACGATCATCGGCATTCGCCCCCTTTGGATGGTGCCCGTTCGGCACCGAACGAGGGGAGTGTGCGCCTGCCGGAACGCGGCGAGAAGGTGCCGGCGAATCCTTGTTGCCATCTTGACGCATACCGCCCTCACCTGGGGCGGAGCACGCTCAGTTGTCGTAGGCGGCGGTCACGTAGACCGTCCTGGGCGGCAGGTGCTCGACCACCATCACCACGGTGCCCCGCTCCATCCGGGCGGTGCCGTCGGCCGCGTAGGCGAGGAAGTGCTCGGCGCCGCCGCGCACCCGGACCATCACCTCGCCGACCAGCCCGGGCCCGACCGTCCCCGTCACCCGCCCCATGAGCCCGACCATCGACGCATCGTCCATGGGCACAGCGTACGGGCGGGACGCGGTGCTGCCGCCGGGCGTGAACCGCTCCGGTGGCGCGGAGCCTCGGCGGTTGTGCCGGCGCGTCCCGCCATGCGGCGCGCGCCGTCGCAGCCGCCCTCGGGCCGCGGGCGCGGCCGGTGAGACCGGCGCGGCCTGTGCGGCCCCGGTGGTGCACGGCCGGCGGTGGGTCCGCCGCGCTCACCACCGACGGTGGACCCCCTCACGCCGCCGCGGAGTCCGGGGCCGCCGTCGACGGCGGCCACAGTTCGTGCCAGCGCAGCTCCGCCTCCAGTTGGGCGGCGAGGGAGACCAGCAGCGGCTCGCTGTTGGCCGGGCCGAGCAGCTGGGCACCCACCGGCAGTCCCTCGCCCACGAACCCGGCGGGGACGTTGACGCCGGGCCAGCCGAGCACGTTCCACGGCCAGGCGTAGGGGCAGGCGGCGATCATGGCGCGGTCGGTGGCGAAGCCGCTGAGTCCGGCCAGGGCACCGATCGCGGGCGGGGGAGCGGCCGTCGTCGGGGCGAGGACCACGTCGTACGACCCGAAGAACGTGCCGATCCGCCGGTGCAGCAGCGCCTCGGCGCGCCGGGCCACGCGCAGCGGGGCGCCGCCGAGCAGCCGGCCGAGCCGGGCCGCGTCCCGGGTGCGCGGGTCGAGCAGCGCGGGGTCGGGGGCCTCGCGGACGTAGTCGGCGATACCGGCGGTGGCGCGCGGCACGAAGGTGAGCCCGATCTGGCCGTAGGGCGGATCGGCCTCCTCGACGGTGTGCCCCGACGCGGCCAGCCGTTCGGCGAGTTCGAGTATCCGGGCGCGGACGTCGGGGCGCAGCCGCGCGGGCACCGCCGTGAACGGCGGCTTCAGGGACAGCGCGATGCGCAGCCGGCCGGGGTCGCGGCCGACCGCGTCCGCCACCGTGAGCGCCGGCGGCCGGTGCGGGTCCCGCTCGTGGTTGCCGCCGGCGGCGTCGAGCAGCAGGGCGGCGTCGGCGACCGTACGGGCGAGTGTGCCGTTGACCGTGATGCCGTGGAAGGACTCCCCGCGCGGCCAGGTGGAGATGCGCCCGCGCTGTGGCTTGATGCCGATCAGATGGGTCCAGGACGCCGGGATGCGCACCGAGCCTGCGCCGTCCGAGCCGAGCGCGGCCCCGACCAGTCCGGCCGCCACCGCCGCCGCCGAGCCCCCGGAGGAGCCGCCCGGGGTGTGGCCGGTGTGCCACGGGTTGCGGGTGTCGCCGAACGCGGGGCCCTCGGTGAACGGCCACTGGCCCAGCTCGCAGGTGTTCGTCTTGCCGACGATCACGGCCCCGGCCGCGCGCAGCCGCCGTACCGCCTCGCCGTCCTGGGCGAGCGGCGGGAAGTCACCGGCGCAGCCGAAGGCGGTCGGCTCGCCCGCCACGTCCATGTCGTCCTTGACCGCCACCGGCACGCCGAGCAGCGGCCGTCGGCCGCCGGCCGCCAACTCCCGGTCGGCGGCGTCCGCTTCGGCGAGCGCGGCCTCGGCGCGTACGACCCGGAAGGCGTTGAGGGTCGGCTGGGTGGCCTCGATCCTGGCGAGCGCCTGTGCCACCAGCTCGCGGGAGGTCACCTCCCCGTCGGCGAGGGCGCGGACGGACTCCGCGAGGCCTGCGGCACGGTCTGGCGTCATGTGGGGGCACCTCCGGGAGCACACTGTCTACCGAACGGTAACCTTCGGGGGCCCCGTGCGGTACAGGGTGCACGCCGACGACATCCGGCCAAGTTGGCGGCCCCTGGCCGGGGTTGGCCCGCGCGGAGCGGGAGCGTCAGGCAACCGGCGCGGGACGGTGTCCCTCCTATCTGTCGAGTCAGCCGTACCGGACGCGCGCCGCCCTCCGTGCCGTGCCGGCCCGGCCGAGCC
Above is a genomic segment from Streptomyces collinus Tu 365 containing:
- a CDS encoding flotillin family protein: MPMIVGVVAGAACVAVLVLIGLFKMMWRVAEPNEALIISGSKHRTEGLEEGMGFRIVTGRGTLVLPGVQAVRKLSLDLNETELHVDCVTHQGIPLKVRGVVIFKVGDDFVSIANAARRFLDQQKLMSERVHNVFAGHLRSIVGGLTVEDMIRDREKLTGQTRAACGTEMEKLGLIVDSLQIHEIEDPTGYIRNLAMPHAAAVQRDARIAQAEANRLATEAEQQSFARMAEATRDSEILQAGYQAERDNASAKARQAGPLADAAARQEVVVQETRVAELEAHRREQQLQADVRKPADARAYETRTLAEAERDARISAAQARAKETELAAAAEATRVKTAAGAEAEATKSRGAATAAATRATGEAEAAAAQAKGLATAEAARARGLAEAEAIKARAAALAENQEAVVAQQLAENWPEIVKAGASAFGNVDNMVLLNGADGMADMFAKALTMGGTGLGLARQLLASMNRNGDHNGSHHTAGPNGHRAGDPVKGTTPSLDGAVAPVTASAPVSQRVPLEPEG
- a CDS encoding amidase, which encodes MTPDRAAGLAESVRALADGEVTSRELVAQALARIEATQPTLNAFRVVRAEAALAEADAADRELAAGGRRPLLGVPVAVKDDMDVAGEPTAFGCAGDFPPLAQDGEAVRRLRAAGAVIVGKTNTCELGQWPFTEGPAFGDTRNPWHTGHTPGGSSGGSAAAVAAGLVGAALGSDGAGSVRIPASWTHLIGIKPQRGRISTWPRGESFHGITVNGTLARTVADAALLLDAAGGNHERDPHRPPALTVADAVGRDPGRLRIALSLKPPFTAVPARLRPDVRARILELAERLAASGHTVEEADPPYGQIGLTFVPRATAGIADYVREAPDPALLDPRTRDAARLGRLLGGAPLRVARRAEALLHRRIGTFFGSYDVVLAPTTAAPPPAIGALAGLSGFATDRAMIAACPYAWPWNVLGWPGVNVPAGFVGEGLPVGAQLLGPANSEPLLVSLAAQLEAELRWHELWPPSTAAPDSAAA